The genomic interval CCGGATCTGGATCCCTTccaaaaattacattacatgttaCCAGGGCAGAGACTGATCTTTGATAAAGTCCATAACTTTTCGAGTAATTctgctaaaaaacaaacaaacaaactgaaccaatcacataaccagggaacatcatcatcaacaaatAGTAATAACTTGTATTTAGTTCTCATCTTGTGTTAGTCCTAGATTGtcaatgtggggaaaaaaaaatgtatatatatatatatatatatatatatatatatatatatatatttatatatatttatatatatttatttattttttttctttcatctatGAAAACCAGATTTGATCAATTAGCAACTTGATCAACGTATTTGGGTCTTTAACTGTCACAGTTCACTAATCATATTATATTTAGTTATACTGTATTTCTTCTTATTCACAAAATCCCCCTGATGTTCTTCTTCCTAACAGCTGAACAGTCAGAGGCTATAACGCCTTCGACACAACCTCCAGacgcctccgccgccgccgcacatgTGGTTCCCTCGTCGCTGCCTGTCGCTGAGCCGACACCTCCACAGAGAGTGTCCAAAGAAAAAGCTACAGAGCCAGTAAACAGTGTGTCTCAGTTTCAACCGGCCGAAACGGATCCCTCAGTCCCTCCCACCCCAGAACACTCTGGTCCGTCTCCAGCTGCGCAGTCTGCTGCCTCCTCGGCACCCAGACACCACGAGACCGGGGCCCTCATGGTCACCAAGACCTCGTACGTGATACCAAAGAAGCATCCTGCGCCTCAGCCTCTGTCCGCGTCCGCGTCGACGTCTAGTCAGAAGTCGTCTCCGGGCCCCATGCTGCTGAACGAAACCCGGAACCTGCCGGTGCCTCCTGCGCCCAGCGCTCCCTCGTCCAGACCCTCTCAGCCCAACAACCAGGTCCGACAGAGCATCCAGCGCTCGCTCACCGGCATCCTGTTCAAAAGGTGAGAACGGCTCACGAGCCTCAGCCTGGAGTCGTGTCACGTTCTGTACAAACACAATACTTTCTTTTGATCAAATTGAAAATTAGCTCAAGTACAGCTACAAATATCGACATCTGAATGAGGAAGATGCACCAGAAGATTCACCAccagttttattattatagtgTGTCTACACTGCCCAGATTATACTACGATACATTGTCATTAACTATGCACACTTATCAAATAATATGACTCATGTGGTACGTGGATTTTCCTCGCTGTCGGACAAAGGCACATGATTTTCGTCACGTGACAGAAtccacaaatgtaaacaaacaaaccacaacaatGTAATTTTTCTTCCCCATCTGTTGTGAATGCTGTTTCAGGGTGTGCGACTGTGACGACCTGGAAATGTCTGAGATCGACGCCGCAAAGCTCGTCTCGAACATCGAGATGGAGATGTTCGACGTGTTCCGCAACACAGACAGTAAATACATGAACAAGTACAGAACGATAATGTTCAACCTCAAAGACCCAAAAAACAAGGTTTGTTCAATACTTTTTATTGTGGAATTCAGTTAGAAAGTGTTTACTCTATATTTCAAACTGCTGTGGCCTCAAACTGCGATTGGTCAGCTGACCCACTCTTTCgcgattggtcaaccgcttaGCGTGTGTTTGGAAGATGTTACCTGGAGGCTTCCTGATCGGCTGTAAATATCGCTTTTGCCAGTGAATTTGGTTCTGTCGTAAGGAATCGAGCAAAGCTAGCCGGAACGTGATCATGTTACTCGTTCCTCCTGGTGATGTTGACactttctggaaaaaaatccaGGAATGCGAAGGAGGCGTTCCAATGTTTTCTGTGTAAgagaaaacttttttggggCCTTTCAACAAACACTAAAAAAGCTAAATGACCCGttaaggaaaggaagaaaaacctGAAAGTCATAATATTGGCACTTCCTGTGTTGAGGTTTTTACAAGCAGCTCATGGTTAATTGTATCTCCAGAAAACTAATGGTGCAGTCGTGGGTTTCTCTCCAGGGCTTGTTGTATCGGGTCGTACGAGGAGAAATCAGCCCGTTCCGACTGGTGAGGATGAGTCAGAAGGACATGCAGGCCACCAAGGCTCCAGAACCAAGTGCAAAAGAAACGCCTGAGGtaaagtgttgtgtgtgtgtgaaacacgACATCCAGAACAAAATCAGATGTTACACTTCAGGCCTCAGAGACGTTAAACCTTTTGTGTGTCACATGGGACATCTTCCAGGTTAAAGACGTGGCTGCTAAAACAACCGGTTTACTGCAGAAGCCTGAAGAAGTGAAGGTCGACTTGCCCAGTTTGAATCCTCCTCGACCCGACAGAAGAACGGGCAAAAGACCCGAAAGCACGGTGAGTCCACTTCATTCAAACTGATGGGATTTCACCCTTTTTACATGGTCAGTATTCTGTCCATCTTGCTCCGCGTCTGTTTGGGTTACGTGTCattgcttgtgtgtctgtgttggcgTAGGCTGCTTCccaggagcagaggagaaatgttcctgctcctgctcccagGAGCAGAACCATCCAGCCCGGCCTTGGCAGCCAGATACCAGATATCCTCACCTGTATGCTCAAGGACACCACATCAGAGCACAAAGCTCACCTCTTTGACCTGAAATGCAAGATATGCACAGGtaaattcaaatatatttgaTGACAATAGCGGTGCAATACCGAGTAGATATAATCCGATGACCAACTATTATTTCAGTTCATctaagaagatttttttttcttccttctcaaAGGCCAGATACTCgctggggaagaggaggaacctGCGAAGAAAAAAGCCAAGGTTGCCGAAACACGAGAGAAGCATGAACCCTCCTGGAGGAGGTACGCAGGAGGAGATGACTCCCCTCTGCAGGCGCCACCTGACTCACCTGACATGGACTCTCCGACATCCCGCCTCGTCATTGACTCTCCAGCACTGACCATAGTAGAATCCCCTGCTTCCCCGACAATGGATTCTCCAGCCTCTCCCACTTTAGAGTCTCCTGCTTCCCCCGTGTCCGAGTCCCCTGCATCCCCAACTGCAGACTTCCCTGCATCCACTTCAACGAAGCGAGCATACGCACCAGTCGTGATTCCAGTTGTCTCCACCGTAACCATCACAAGACGTGATCCCCGCACCGCAGCTAGCAGGTTCTCCACCTCGTCCAGTGGCCCCTCTGGTCCTAGAAACACGACCCATAACCAACCAGCCTCTTATGCATCTTTTAAAGAGAACAGCTCTGCCCCGCCTGCTGCACCGGTACCCTCACTACCACCGGCTAGAACTTTGCCTAAATCCATTTTAATGAAGCCGTCCTCCTCGTCAGATCCTAGACTCTATGGCGCATCCTCAAGGTATGAAAACAACTGGAAGTGTCAATCTAATCTCATGGATTCCATTGGATTAAAATCAGCGTAATTGTTATTGTGCTGCCGTCTCTTGTATTTCAGGACTGTGATCTCTGAGTCACCGGCTGAGGGTGAGACTGCTAAGTTCCTTGCAAAGCAAGAGATCGTGTGGAAAGGTTTCCTGAACATGCTCAATGTGGCCAAGTTTGTCACGAAGGGATATCTGGTTTCAGGATCTGCTGAAAGCCTTAAAATGGTAAAAGTGCTGCACAGTAACTTTTCGCAAGTAACTACTTTTACTCACAGAGCGGTATATCGATctgatctgtctgtgtctctggacttactgtgtgttgttttgcgTAGGATCTACCTGATACCATACAGATCGGGGGACGAATCTTGCCTGAAACAGTTTGGGACTATGTTGCAAAACTAAAGACCTCTGTTACAAAGGCAAGCCGTTTACAGTGTACAGTATTTCTTTCTGCACCTTATGTAATAATATcgaaaattataataatatctttttttttttttttttttttgctctccagGAGCTATGTGTGATCCGGTTTCACCCTGcaaccgaggaggaggaggtggcctACGTCTCCCTGTTTTCCTatttcagcagcagaggacgTTTTGGGGTCGTTGCCAATAGCAGCCGTTCCCTCAAAGATGTCTACCTCGTCCCGCTCAGTGCGAAGGAATCCATCCCATCCATACTACAGCCTCTTGAAGGTCCGGGTGAGATAATCCCTCCACCACTGCTGTAGTCTTGCATaattaacatttacataatTTGTCATGGGCAAACATCTGATATTTCAGGTGACAATAActcacaaaatgaaacatttctgaCCTGCTGGTGTGTTTAAAGGGTCAGACTGAGGGAgaattgaaatatatttaatgtgcacacacaaacaagttactttataaacattatttttattattggttCACATTTCTTATTTACAAACTGTATTATTTTAGCATATGGTTTACACTAGGCTACAgtataattcaattcaatgatgtaatgttttctgtgttgtggtttttggtGTCAGCACAGGAAGCAGAATATCTGTAATTTAAATAATTggttcttattattattattggtataTTGATAGTGAGTGGTCCCAACTCTAAAGAAGAGTCCTAGGCCAATGTCCAAACAGTATAATTCTGTTTTAAAGATTTGTTCTAATGATTTATACGTTTCgcctttctttttccacagggcttgaaaaaaaacgacCCAATCTTCTTCTGGGTCTGGCCATCATCCAGAAGACAAAACGTCCAGGAATGTTGCCCCAGGAAATTGAAGAGAAGAGACCCAAAGTTCATATCTCCAAAGACCCTATGTGGATCCCAAAACCTCCAGTCCTCTATGGTTCTGACAAATTGGAGATGTTCCAACCCTATGATCCAGAGACTCCTAGTAATGCCattcctcctgcttctccatCTTGCCCTGGGTCACCATCAGATTCTTCGTCTTCTGGCTCAGTTActataccttctttttttacttccatGAGAGTGACTCCTGTTTCTACCCCAGCTGTTGTTGCTGCCTCTACCTCCAACAACATCTCTGACAAGAATCCTACAACAGCATCCAGTGATAAGACACCACTCCAGACTATCTTAAAGACTTTGTTTAACAATAAGCAGACTGACTCCACAGCCTCTGCTGATGGAAGTtctacaactacaacaacaacaacaactacaacaccACCAGTACGTGCTAAGAACATCCCAGGGTTTTCTCAGGTGTCTGGGTCAATGGTGGATCCAATAGTCCAACGATATGGGCAGAAATCCAAAGTGAAAGCGATcgaagaagaggaaaatgactTTGACCGACCATATGACCCAGAGGACGAGTATGATCCGGCCATGGGATATGGAATGGTTGCGCCACAGAAGATAGAAAAAATGAAGATAGATGGTCCTGCATCATCAGGCTTTGAAGAGGATGATATTGCCTATGATCCAGAAGATGAGACCATCTTCGAAGATGTTCAATGTGATCCTCGTGTAGTAAAGGCCCCTGGTCCGACATCAGATTCTACATCATGCCCAACTCCACTTCCAACTCAGGTTGTAACACCAGGTGCCACTGCCACTCCAGTGCAAACTTCTACCCCAACTGCAGTAACTCCGACCCTTCTTACAGGCACTGTGGTTGTCTCGGCTGCAACACTGACGGAACAACAGCGAATGCTTGAGGAGCTCAATAAGCAGATTGAAGAGCAAAAACGGCAgttgaaggagcaggaagaggctctacgacagcagagagaggctgTGGGTATGTTCATGGCCcacttttctgtctctgactcCCTAATGTCTCCACCATCAAAATCTTTGCCCATCAGTCAACTAGCATCTCTGCAGAGTGGCACAATGCAAACAGAATCCAGGCCTTCAGAATCAACAGACAAGACCAACAACCCGACAGAGACTGTGGACAAATCAAATGTGGATTCACAGTCTGTGAAGTTAGAAGCAGACGCCGTCCTCCcttctttgaaaaatgacacagaCACTGTTACAGAGCAAGATGAAACACAAGAGCATGTTGAGGATGCTGACAAGTATTCTTCTGCTGGAGAGCTGGAAGATTCTGATGTAGCTTATGACCCTGAGGATGAatcactttttaatttaattcaagaCGATGTATTTCAAGGAACCGGTGCAAAGACACATGATTCATCAGGGCATAGTTCTAGCCGCAAGGGTGCTCCAGCGAATTCACACCACAGCAGAAAGCGAAGGTCATCACCAAAGAGGCGGAGTCATCATGAAAGGGACTGCCATAGAAGTCCATCAAGAAGGTCACAGCATCGTTCTCCTTCACATTCCCGTAGACGTAGAGAAAGGGATAGACACAGAAGAAGTGAAAGTGACAGGTCAAGGCATAGAGCTAGAAATCAGTCTGAACGCCAGGGTCGCCATCGTAAAGAGCATGCTACACGCAGACATTCTCATGGTCATAAAAGATCCCCATCATCTCctagaaaaaaagattctgtgTCCCTTTCACCAAAACAGCACAGAGAGCCTTCCCCTGAAGTCcttgaaatatcaaaacatgCAAGTGCCCTGTATAATGCGCCAGAGTCTGTTGATGTACAATGTGTAGAGAGTAACACATCATCATTGACCCCAGTTACTATTAAGAATGACCCTGATGGACATCAGCTAAAATGCAATCTATCTGAGACCCCTTATGAAGACATTTCTCTCCATCCGCATAAACTTGTTCACAATGTGAAGCTTGAGATACCAGAATCACCAAAGTCCCATGACCTTCAAAATAATTCAGTCAATGCTTCTTCTACACAAGTGGATAACCCCTCTCAACAGGAAACTTTGCTTGACAATAAACTTGACAGTACAGTTCCTCTGAGAGAAATTGACCCGCCCACTCGAGATTCTCCTCAGAGCCCTGATCCAGAACCACAGTTCTTGAAATCTAGCAGCATAGAAAATAATGAGTCTTTGAAGACTGATGAAAGCAGAGATCCTGAGACACATACCAGTGTCTCAATGCCATTCGTTAAAGTTGAAAAGAATTGTCTGCCTATTGACAAACAATTGGAACGGGAAAGTCCAGATTTAAAATATCCAGAAATGTTGGGTCTAATGGGAGCAAATTTAAAGCTAGCCAGAGACTCTGATATTCCGGGCTTAGGACCTGATATAGACCCAGTGTCAAAACATGTAAGGAATCCAGGATTGGATATGAAAGAACGTAGAGGTAGTGGACAACAGGTAGAGTTCAGAGAAACAGGAATTACATTCCCAGGGCCTGATAGGAGAGGCTCATGCTTGCAAGACATGAGCCCCAACATTTGGGGTCCTGGATCTCACATTCGAATCCCAGGGGTGAGAAGTCCAATGCAAGATGAGGGAAGTTCTATGTTGCAAGGTGTGAACCCACAAGTAGAGGGTCCAGGCCTGGACATGAGACCAGGAATCAGAGGATCAAAGCTTATCCCAACTGGTACAAATTTACATGTGGGAGAATCGGTCTTACacagtgagaggagagatgcAATCATGAAGGGCCCATCATCAGGCAGATGTGGGCCTGACACAAGTGACTCAGATTCAAGGGCCCATTTACCACCTCTCCAGCATCCTAGGGGTCCACAGATAGAAGTTAGGGCTCCGGATGTTATAGGAAGAGGTGGAGTGCATAAAGAAAGAGGCGAGAGTCCACATACTGGAGATATAAGAGATCGGAGTCCAGATATAAGGGGTCCAGGTCCATTTGTCAGGGGCGAAAGAAGATTTCAAAGGCACGAAATATATGATGGCAGTTTAGTTTGTGGACCTGGAGAACATTTCAAGGAGCCTCAGACAGTTATTAGGGCTGAAGGCAGTGTGCATGGCCCAATCATGAGAGAATCAGAAACTATGCATGAACCAAGAAGGCACAATATGCCTGGGGGACATTTTATGGGGCCTGGTCAAGATATGGAAAGTATGGTTGGCTCAGATACAAGGGATGATAAAAATGAGTCACATGCAAAGAGTTCAAACAGAGACATTAGAGACATAAGTTCAAATAGGAGACATGCAGACATGCAAGGAAGAAATATACAAGTTCCAGGGCTAGAGAGGAGAAATGATCAAATGGGTCAAAAAGATAGAGGTCCTATGCCAATAATTACAAATCCAGATTGGAGAGGTCAAGGACAAGGTGGTGTTGGTCCTGATATGAGGGGTcaacaaagtcaaaataaaaacctgggTCCACATGCAAGGGTTCCAGATTTGAGTGGCCCAGAATCAGACAGAGATGATTGTACGTGGCCAAATAGAAGAGGGTTAGGTGCAGTTACAGAAAGGCCATCAATGCAAGATGAATGGATGACCATTCAGCCTGATAGGATAGGACCAAACATAGAGACCCAGAGGCCTGACAGAGGACAAGGGGGTTTAGATATCTTGGCACCAGGGGCTGAAAGAAGGGGACCTGATATGGAGGTTCCAGTGCATGTTAGAAGAGGACCAGGAGGTCCAGATTTCAGGAGACCAGAGCCTGAAAGGAGAGATACATCTCTGGACAATCTGGGACCAGACATGAGACGACCAGAGGTTGACAGGAGGGGTCTGGCTTTGGAGCATCCTGGAACTGACAGGAGGGGACCTGGTGGCCCATATTTCAAAGGGCTAGGCCCTGAGAGGAAAGGCCCAGCTCAAGCGCCTGACATGAGAGGACATGCGGGGGCAGATTTCAATGGACCATGGCCAAAAAGCAGAGGTCCTGAGATTTTGAGTCCAGGGACTGACAGGAGAGGACCTTCAGGTCCAGATTTCAGACCAGTACCTGAAGGTCCAGATTTCAGACCAGTACCTGAAGGTCCAGATTTCagaggaccaggacctgaaaGGAGAGGTCCTGTTATGGAGGGTCCTGGAACTGACAGGAGAGGACCTGGAGGTCCAGATTTCCGACCAGGACCTGAAGGCCCAGATTTCagaggaccaggacctgaaaGGAGAGGTCCTGTTATGGAGGTTCCCGGGACTGACAGGAGAGGACCTGTAGGTCCAGATTTCAGACCAGGACCTGAAGGTCCAGATTTCACAGGATCAGGACCTGAAAGGAGAGGTCCTGTTATGGAGGGTCCTGGGTCTGACAGGAGAAGACCTGGAGGTCCAGATTTCAGACCAGGACCTGAAGGTCCAGATTTCagaggaccaggacctgaaaGGAGAGGTCCTGTTATGGAGGGTCCTGGGACTGACAGGAGAGGACCTGGAGGTCCAGATTTCagaccaggacctggaggtccAGATTTCagaccaggacctggaggtccAGATTTCAGAGGACCAGGGCCTGAAAGGAGAGGTCCTGTTATGGAGGGTCCTGGGACTGACAGGAGAGGACCTGGAGGTCCAGATTTCAGACCAGGACCGTCAGGTCCAGATTTTagaggaccaggacctgaaaGGAGAGGTCCGGCTATGAGGGGGCCTGGGACTGACAGGAGAGGACCTGGAGGCCCAGATTTCAGAACACCAGGACCTGAAACAAGTGGTCCTGCAATGGAGGGTCCTGGGAATGACTGGAGAGGACACGAAGGTCCAGGTTTTAGAGGACTGGGGCCTGAAAGAAGAGGACCTGAAGGTCCAGATTTTAGAGGACCAGGGTCTGAGAGGAGAGGTCCGGCTATGGAGGGTCCTGGGACTGACAGGAGAGGACCTGAAGATCCAGATTTCAGAGGACCTAGACCTGAAAGGAGTGGTCCTTCTATGGAGGGTCCTGGGACTCACAGGAGAGGACCCGCAGGTCCAGATATTAGGGGACCAGGGCCTGAATTCAGAAGCTTATCTATTGAGGGTCCTGGACCTGGCAGAGGAGGACCTGGAGGTGTAGATTTCAGAGGGCTAGGACCTGAGAGGAGAAGTTTATCTATAGAGAGTTCTGGGTCTGAGAGTAGAGGACCTGAAGGTTCAGATTTCAGTGGATCAGGACCTGAAAGGAGAGGTCCTGTTATAGAGGGACCTGGGATTGGCTGGAGAGGACCTGTGGGTCCAGATTTCAGAGGACCCGGACCTGAATGGAGAAGTC from Scophthalmus maximus strain ysfricsl-2021 chromosome 3, ASM2237912v1, whole genome shotgun sequence carries:
- the si:ch73-181d5.4 gene encoding uncharacterized protein si:ch73-181d5.4 isoform X2; translated protein: MQHKKIKEFCPLLFHRLDVSMNPVENSITDDNISEEQQSQTDGGELNVRPSLSQVTKSWGFRRTTIARREFMEEVGELSHSPPPVRRGRSRRNIQTPQTSAEGRATRKATCSARSVIDDLEWSSPSSPASEESKPASEASAGGSLDPSLWQDFGSAFHTAFSLLGGNEGLSLDMPDALAAHDTLEDADATKAPSPQGLDETEVPDDVESADEMEVSQPLSPPDGAAAGINDVVLISSQEDDSDEMTLIQIKERLESRGRQGDSKGRGGKGGRGKARGRGRGRGRGKGRGKGRGRGRGRAVELQPNIPDEVDNDDEVMFVGTVEQQQQQEENDPHNPTEIQTSPARSDVTLSPAQRSNSDCIIIDTDMDQVTEVAPGQYDDAPEEEEGEQEEKDRINQGGYSSISDSEGYDSNALYCICRQKHNKRFMICCDSCQDWFHGDCVGIGETLGRNMEKRGQEYVCPPCTTKRQLRPEPALGFPECVTGSLSAGDVEEQHQHQVLKEDVVEDEEQQVEEEEEAPVMRPEPEPEPEPETQTDSSLPQCIGPSCSKQALPDSVYCGTDCILQHAAFTMKTLSGPKVPKSRGRQPKKVAAARPAAKGQRSVRMSKRLAEKAEEEVEEQKMEEDGGEEEAVSPVACDPALTDAQTTPTPSPKFYTASEQSEAITPSTQPPDASAAAAHVVPSSLPVAEPTPPQRVSKEKATEPVNSVSQFQPAETDPSVPPTPEHSGPSPAAQSAASSAPRHHETGALMVTKTSYVIPKKHPAPQPLSASASTSSQKSSPGPMLLNETRNLPVPPAPSAPSSRPSQPNNQVRQSIQRSLTGILFKRVCDCDDLEMSEIDAAKLVSNIEMEMFDVFRNTDSKYMNKYRTIMFNLKDPKNKGLLYRVVRGEISPFRLVRMSQKDMQATKAPEPSAKETPEVKDVAAKTTGLLQKPEEVKVDLPSLNPPRPDRRTGKRPESTAASQEQRRNVPAPAPRSRTIQPGLGSQIPDILTCMLKDTTSEHKAHLFDLKCKICTGQILAGEEEEPAKKKAKVAETREKHEPSWRRYAGGDDSPLQAPPDSPDMDSPTSRLVIDSPALTIVESPASPTMDSPASPTLESPASPVSESPASPTADFPASTSTKRAYAPVVIPVVSTVTITRRDPRTAASRFSTSSSGPSGPRNTTHNQPASYASFKENSSAPPAAPVPSLPPARTLPKSILMKPSSSSDPRLYGASSRTVISESPAEGETAKFLAKQEIVWKGFLNMLNVAKFVTKGYLVSGSAESLKMDLPDTIQIGGRILPETVWDYVAKLKTSVTKELCVIRFHPATEEEEVAYVSLFSYFSSRGRFGVVANSSRSLKDVYLVPLSAKESIPSILQPLEGLEKKRPNLLLGLAIIQKTKRPGMLPQEIEEKRPKVHISKDPMWIPKPPVLYGSDKLEMFQPYDPETPSNAIPPASPSCPGSPSDSSSSGSVTIPSFFTSMRVTPVSTPAVVAASTSNNISDKNPTTASSDKTPLQTILKTLFNNKQTDSTASADGSSTTTTTTTTTTPPVRAKNIPGFSQVSGSMVDPIVQRYGQKSKVKAIEEEENDFDRPYDPEDEYDPAMGYGMVAPQKIEKMKIDGPASSGFEEDDIAYDPEDETIFEDVQCDPRVVKAPGPTSDSTSCPTPLPTQVVTPGATATPVQTSTPTAVTPTLLTGTVVVSAATLTEQQRMLEELNKQIEEQKRQLKEQEEALRQQREAVGMFMAHFSVSDSLMSPPSKSLPISQLASLQSGTMQTESRPSESTDKTNNPTETVDKSNVDSQSVKLEADAVLPSLKNDTDTVTEQDETQEHVEDADKYSSAGELEDSDVAYDPEDESLFNLIQDDVFQGTGAKTHDSSGHSSSRKGAPANSHHSRKRRSSPKRRSHHERDCHRSPSRRSQHRSPSHSRRRRERDRHRRSESDRSRHRARNQSERQGRHRKEHATRRHSHGHKRSPSSPRKKDSVSLSPKQHREPSPEVLEISKHASALYNAPESVDVQCVESNTSSLTPVTIKNDPDGHQLKCNLSETPYEDISLHPHKLVHNVKLEIPESPKSHDLQNNSVNASSTQVDNPSQQETLLDNKLDSTVPLREIDPPTRDSPQSPDPEPQFLKSSSIENNESLKTDESRDPETHTSVSMPFVKVEKNCLPIDKQLERESPDLKYPEMLGLMGANLKLARDSDIPGLGPDIDPVSKHVRNPGLDMKERRGSGQQVEFRETGITFPGPDRRGSCLQDMSPNIWGPGSHIRIPGVRSPMQDEGSSMLQGVNPQVEGPGLDMRPGIRGSKLIPTGTNLHVGESVLHSERRDAIMKGPSSGRCGPDTSDSDSRAHLPPLQHPRGPQIEVRAPDVIGRGGVHKERGESPHTGDIRDRSPDIRGPGPFVRGERRFQRHEIYDGSLVCGPGEHFKEPQTVIRAEGSVHGPIMRESETMHEPRRHNMPGGHFMGPGQDMESMVGSDTRDDKNESHAKSSNRDIRDISSNRRHADMQGRNIQVPGLERRNDQMGQKDRGPMPIITNPDWRGQGQGGVGPDMRGQQSQNKNLGPHARVPDLSGPESDRDDCTWPNRRGLGAVTERPSMQDEWMTIQPDRIGPNIETQRPDRGQGGLDILAPGAERRGPDMEVPVHVRRGPGGPDFRRPEPERRDTSLDNLGPDMRRPEVDRRGLALEHPGTDRRGPGGPYFKGLGPERKGPAQAPDMRGHAGADFNGPWPKSRGPEILSPGTDRRGPSGPDFRPVPEGPDFRPVPEGPDFRGPGPERRGPVMEGPGTDRRGPGGPDFRPGPEGPDFRGPGPERRGPVMEVPGTDRRGPVGPDFRPGPEGPDFTGSGPERRGPVMEGPGSDRRRPGGPDFRPGPEGPDFRGPGPERRGPVMEGPGTDRRGPGGPDFRPGPGGPDFRPGPGGPDFRGPGPERRGPVMEGPGTDRRGPGGPDFRPGPSGPDFRGPGPERRGPAMRGPGTDRRGPGGPDFRTPGPETSGPAMEGPGNDWRGHEGPGFRGLGPERRGPEGPDFRGPGSERRGPAMEGPGTDRRGPEDPDFRGPRPERSGPSMEGPGTHRRGPAGPDIRGPGPEFRSLSIEGPGPGRGGPGGVDFRGLGPERRSLSIESSGSESRGPEGSDFSGSGPERRGPVIEGPGIGWRGPVGPDFRGPGPEWRSPAREGPGINMSGPAGPNFRRPAPENRSLSLEGPGRGGPGAPDFRGPGPDRKGHGCPDFRAPGPERRGFVTEGPDKRGSGHPDFQGPGPGRRVPGGTDLSGPGCEGRRRSGNLNSAGLGPEKAGPHMGGSRPNFVVMGPERTGPGMEGPVPHSHGKGGPHLRGPGDRRHPEGANFSGPGPELRPPDMEETENTRNFPGGPQFRNPELERRPPDMEGPEFDRRGPHLRRGGPERTVMEGHGRGPDFRAPGCEFIGPDTENSGPGRRESGGPDFSEPGPERRCRDMEGPGPDWRRSVGPDLRGPGIRQRSPSTEGPRHDRRNDWGRDDFGGSDANQESPIEGQGPDRTGRDLRGRRPIRRNFRGPGPNMSSTNRGDRWRGTDTDEQWSDVTGPNIEAVENEREYSVNHWESHGNRDPRPIQEGPDEQGQESRQGPQSKWRGAGDRGETPIQERRNIQYPGPVRSPRDDWNGPGCRGPARDNPDMMCSGQGPRGEPGNEWREPDRGGAGSNRRGRGAFFRGGRDPDNRTHRLDRRGPGFRGRGSDMKEGPDVENDWRQPGFRGNMSRPNMEGPGAHRGRPHLMNSCPDSRGFEIEGHNRAESGDSDPRRPEPGYRSSNIDGPGTHGRFSDCGGQDADMERHGPGRPGFEDEFRREKRGPDMGRPGQNKSSDIRHGPGRWDTNTEFLGSDRRGPDMMGPGLDSRGSERTMRYSDESASLHFKGPHHPDPALFNGPPGPAPNIGGKSCLGFDSPQNQQSGKPQRHRVALLPTPTEGLIRFPNRMINSSDAFSPKQKQMRSSADRESSRDRAVGRKRALDQEQRDEQEGSPARKISTAVIANTATGKEKREETDKQGMSGASSETKSNQSMNTDGNKINVEPS